CAGACTCTAATGGAACGACAATCGCTGCACAGATAATAGAAGGCGCGGTAATCAGCAGATAAGTACTGCCAAGCTCCAGCAACTCGGCGTCACTGCTGGCAAGTCCCAGAATTTGTTCAGGGAATAACATGTACAAGACGATGAAGGGCAGGCTGACAGCAAGAGAAGTCAGTATTGCCTGACTCAATGTACGACGAAGTCCGCCTTTATCACCTGCACCAATGAATTGCGATGCCAGTACGGTCATACCACTGCCCAGTGCAGCAGTCAGAATCAGGTTGAAGAAGAAGATACGGTTGCCCAGGCCGACGGCGGCTACCGCTGTTTCACCCAGTCGGCCGACCATCATGATGTCGATCAGGCCTAACAGTGAAAACATCATGGCCTGAATGGAGACAGGAATGGCAAGATTCCAGAGTTTACGGAAAAAGGCTTTATTTTCAGCCGGATGTGATGTGAATGCCTGAATCATGCAGATCCTTCGCAGGTTGCCCTGAGTGCTTCCTGAAGTGTTATTGGTCGTTTTAATACAGCGATTAATCCGTAGGGCTGGGTGCGTACGGATGGTCGCACGGACAATGATTGTCGGCGGGTATTATAAGAACTGGAGCTGAATTAATAATCTGGTTGCTTGCCGCAGAATGTGTGGTGTTATCCGTATCCCTCAGTTTTTGCATGGACAGAAGGTTATTTCCTTAAATCGATATTTCATTTCTACAGCAGGTGGTGTACTGATACACTGCCGCCAGTGTATTGATGGATCGAACACTTTCGCTCGTCTATTCGCCTGAGCCTTTGTTGGTAAAAAGTGATAATAGTTGGCAGGAAGTGATAATAATAAAGAAGAGGTACCCCCTTGGATTACCTTCCCCTGTTTCTGGAGGTGCGACATCGCCGTTGTTTGATTGTTGGCGGTGGTGATATTGCACTGCGTAAAGCCAGGCTTCTGAAGAGTGCCGGAGCTCATATCCGTATGGTGGCACCTGACATTCTGCCAGAGTTATCTGAACTGCTGGCTGAGCCTCATCACCAGCTGGAGAAACGCTGGTATAAGACCGATGACCTGAACGACGTTTGTCTTGTGATTGCGGCAACGGATGACAAAGCCATCAACACCAGAGTGGCTGCCGAGGCCAATGCACGAAACCTGTTTACCAATGTTGTGGATGATGCCGATACCGGTTCAGCAGTTATGCCTGCCATTGTTGACCGGTCGCCGGTGATGGTGGCGTTTTCTACGGGTGGTAAAGCACCCGTTCTGGCAAGGTTATTGAGAACCCGTCTGGAAACATTGCTACCTGCCGGTTATGGGCGGTTGGCAGAGCTGGCTGGCGAATTCAGACGGGCGGTGGGTGAACGGTTCAGTCATATTAATGATCGTCGTTATTTCTGGGAAAAAGTGCTGGAAGGCCCGGTGGCTGAAAAGGCTCTGGCGGGTGATCTGGAGAATGCCGGTCAGTTGCTTCTGGATGAATTGCAGGCCAGTGAACCGGCACAAACGGGAGAAGTCTATCTGGTGGGCGGAGGTCCCGGAGACCCTGACCTGCTGACGTTTAAAGCGGTTCGTCTGATGCAGCAGGCCGATGTGGTTCTGCATGACCGGTTGGTGTCTGAAGGCGTACTGAATTTGTGCCGTCGTGATGCGGATTACATTTATGTTGGCAAGAAGCGTGACCGTCACACGTTGCCACAGGATGATATCAATCAGCTGCTGGTGGAACAGGCAAAGCAGGGAAAGCGTGTGCTCAGGCTCAAGGGTGGCGACCCGTTTATTTTCGGGCGCGGTGGTGAAGAGATTGATACCCTGGCACAGGAGAATATTCCGTTTCAGGTGGTGCCGGGCATCACTGCGGCCTCCGGTTGTTCTACGTATGCCGGTATTCCCTTGACGCATCGGGATTATGCCCAGTCTGTTCGCTTTGTAACCGGTCATTTAAAAGACGACTCTTATAGTCTTAACTGGCAGGAAATGCTTGATCCGGGTCAAACGCTGGTGTTTTACATGGGGTTGATGGGTTTGCCGCGTATTTGTGAAGAGTTAATCCGGCATGGTCGTGCAGAGGATACTCCAATTGCGCTGATTGAGCAGGGTACGACTCAGAACCAGAGGGTGTTTACGGCAACGCTGAACAGTATTGTTGATGAGTTGAAAGAGAAAAGAGTCAGGGCACCGACGCTCATTATTGTTGGTGATGTGGTCAGG
Above is a window of Endozoicomonas montiporae CL-33 DNA encoding:
- the cysG gene encoding siroheme synthase CysG yields the protein MDYLPLFLEVRHRRCLIVGGGDIALRKARLLKSAGAHIRMVAPDILPELSELLAEPHHQLEKRWYKTDDLNDVCLVIAATDDKAINTRVAAEANARNLFTNVVDDADTGSAVMPAIVDRSPVMVAFSTGGKAPVLARLLRTRLETLLPAGYGRLAELAGEFRRAVGERFSHINDRRYFWEKVLEGPVAEKALAGDLENAGQLLLDELQASEPAQTGEVYLVGGGPGDPDLLTFKAVRLMQQADVVLHDRLVSEGVLNLCRRDADYIYVGKKRDRHTLPQDDINQLLVEQAKQGKRVLRLKGGDPFIFGRGGEEIDTLAQENIPFQVVPGITAASGCSTYAGIPLTHRDYAQSVRFVTGHLKDDSYSLNWQEMLDPGQTLVFYMGLMGLPRICEELIRHGRAEDTPIALIEQGTTQNQRVFTATLNSIVDELKEKRVRAPTLIIVGDVVRLHEKLRWYQPEKAVV